The window AACACTAATAATCCGAATATTGCCTTGCGTATAGGTGAAGGGAAAGGAGGCAAGCGGCGCAATGGTGAACTCGCCACTCGTCAGTGTTCCCGCTGTACCGTTCACGGTGGCATTCCCCACATCAAAGGGAATAATTCCCCCGCCTCCATGTCGAATGGTGATATCACCGCCACGATTCCCGCCTAGGGTAGAAATACTAACCAATTCCCCATTGGCAGCCTTAAAGGTACTGGTGGCTCTGAATAGACTGTCGGTGGTGATATCCACACTACCCCCCTGGGTACCTCCCTGGGCATTAATTGAACTCACTTGAACAGCACCGGAAGGGACAAAGAGGACATTGCCACCTTGTCCAAATGCCCCACTAGTATTGATTTGACCCGCTGTAATTTGAGTCTGGGCGTTCAGCGTGATGTTGCCACCATCGGTCAGTCCCGATGCGTTGAGGTTTCCGGTGGTAATGGCTCCGTTATCACTTTTCAGGGTAATATTCCCACCTTGAGTGGTAGAAGAGCTGGAGTTCAGTGTCCCCGCACTCGTATTAATATTGCCCAAGAAACTGGTTAGGGTAATGGCTCGACCCGGATTGATGATATCGCCCGTGGTAATGCCTTGGTTAGCGAACAGGCTAATTGTGGCGTTGTTCGTTCCCGTTAAGGTAAACCCGCTGGTGTTGATTGAACCGTTGCCAACGGGCGATCGCAAGATCACTGGGGCATTAAATGTCGTATTCCCAGCTAAGATAATCGCACCACTCCCCGATGCACTGCCGATGGTGATACTGTTAAACCCAGGCTGTAAGGCGGCGAGATCACGAGCGATTAAATCCAACGTAGTCAAGCTAGTATCGACACTCCCTCCCAGTACGATCGCGCGATCGGGAGTAAATGGCTGAAGTATTAAATTGCCCGTTCCCGACACCGCTTGGAGAAAGTCAATGCCGTTGGCATTCAAGGTAAGATTATTTATCCCGGCGGCTAGAATGCTGTTAAATACCAGCCATCTAGGAGTATTAATCGTAGTGTTGCCAATCAGGGTGACGGGATTGTTGAATCTGTAGCCATTGAGAAAGGTATAGTCGCCAGCTAGCTGAATCAGCCCAGTGCTATTCAGGGTTAAGTTGCCTAGGGGTACACGCTGACCAATCCCATTAAAAGTAATGGTGCCATTGCCGGAATTTACAATTAAGTTTTGCGCCCCAGTTGTCGTCCCATCCAGTGAGCCATTGAAAGTGATGTTGCCGTTAGATGCTGGCCCGGTTGAATTCAGGGTAACCGTGGGCTGATTGAGGGTGACATTGCCCGTCAAGTTGATACTGCCACCGCTTTGGCTACGGCTGGAAGTATTGATGGTGCTGCCACTGAAGCTAATATTGCCACTACCCGCATTTAGGGTTACATTAGCACCGTTGCCGCTGCTGCCCTGATTCGCTTGAGAACTTGCGTTAATCCCAACAGCACCACTAATGCTAATATCACCACCTGCATTCAGGGCGATCGCTCCGGCATTACCCGCGTTGCCCGAAATTGCACCCCCCAGTGCTTGGCTGACAATTCCCTCGAAAGGCGTATTGACACGAATATTGCCCTGAGGAGCATTGATCGTCAGATTCCCAGCATTACCCGCATCCCCAATTCCATTCAAATTATCCACCAGTGCGGGCAGGAACAGCAGATTGGTGGTAATGTCGCCCTCTGTAGTTGTCAGACTGATATTCCCCGCATTACCCGTCCTTAAGCCAAAACCATTGGTTTGAGAGCGAGTATCGATCACATCAGCCGCAATGCCCTTACCCGCATTCAAAATCACGTTCCCGCCATTACCGGGAGAAGCCGTAGAGTTCCTTGATGTCTGCGAGTCAGCTTCAATCGTCCCCGTGATGTTAATCAGCCCAGAGGCGTTGACCGTAATATTACCACCATTGCCAGAGCTACCCGTTGGCGGTTCAGAGTCAGCCCTGAGACTTACGGCATTGACATCGCCATTGGTGGCAGTGATGTTGATATTACCCGCAGGGTTGCCCACCCCATCATTGGTGAAAGTGGCGATGGTTCCAGCGGTAACACTCGCGCCGGAAATCGTGATATTTCTCCCCGCTGCTGTGATGGATTGGGTTTGATCCATCGAAAAAGACCCAACTTGATTGTTATCAGCATCGGCCTTCAACGTAATTGTCCCACCCGGACTGGCAAAGTTGAGTGACAAACCAGGGGCGATAGTAATGTTATTCGTTGCCTCTAGAATAATATTGCCCGTCTGAGCGGCAAGGACACCAGCGGAGAGGGTGAAGTCCACCGCCCCCCCATCATCCGCGAATATTGCCCCAGCAGGGTCGTTGGCATTCGGAACATTGGCGTTGAGTTGGTTATCGTTGGCACCGGTAGGGACAATGGTGATATTGGTTGGGTCGAACAGAATTGTGCCACTTACCCCTTGAGTTGCACCCACATCCACCTGTCCCTGAAATGCCAAATCTTGCTTACCCGAAATTTCGACAAAGCCCCCATTCCCGGAATGGGCACCGCCACGGGCTGTCACCTGACCGGCAAAACCGGTTAATTGGTCTGCCCAGGCGATCACACGACCGCCATTGCCGTGAAGTAAGGCATCAGCCTGGATGCTGGAATCAGCACTGATGAAGGTGCGAGAGGCATTGGGTACAGTGCCTAACCCTTGGAAATCACCGCCAACTCTCACGGTGCCACCTCCATGAGTGCCAGAGGCGTTGAGGTTGGCACTGATCACACCAACTTTGTTACCGAAAACATTGATCGAACCACCCACTCCTGATGGTGAACTCCCTTGGGTTACAGGGGATGAAGTATTGAGGGTACCAGACGCGATCGCACTGCCCAAGTCTGTTGGAATAGTTGTCCCAGAATGGCTTAGCTGTACTGCGCCTGTTGGGGAAACACTCAGTCCTGTCTCTAGGCTTGCTGGTACTCCCGTGAGTAGAGTGGGTAAATTGAGAGGTGTAATTGAGAGTAACTGCCCAGCCTGATTTCTAGGTGCTTCAATCTCCAAACTCAGCAAATGTCCAGTTTGGCTAATCCGAACCCGATTTTCACCGGGGACAGCGGCAAGTGTAATCGTTCCAGATGGTGCCGTTAGTTGCCCGGTATTGATTACGGTGCCACCCAGTAAGGTTAAATGCTGTCTAGGGGAAACCGTGAGATTTCCTGCATTGATCACGCTTCCAGGTTGAACAGAGTCAAAGGCAAACTGACTGGGAGTACCGATTAAGCTGGGGTAATCATTCCCGCCCACAGCGTTAAACCAATTCTTCTCACTAAATCCAATACCCGTAGCTGTAGTCGCGATGAAGTCAGAGGGTACATTCAAACTTGCCTGAACACCAAAAACAATCCCGGCTGGGTTGAGCAAATATAAGTTAGAATTTCCTCCCGTGACTTGAATTAGACCATTAATGATAGAAGGGTTACCTCCGACAACCCGCCCCAGAATATTCTGAATAGAAGGTTGTGAGAGAAAATTAGCAATCTGACCTTCTTGGAGTCCAAATTGCTCAAAACTGTGGAAAAGATTGCTCCCATCTTGAGAAAGGGAACCGCCCTGGATATTCAATTGATTCTCGTCAGGAGTGATAATGGTGCCAGTCCCATCGCCTGCGGACACAATCCCTTGGGCGTGCAGGGTCTTTTCAGAGACAGCAGCAGTCCAGCCGAATACGGCAAGTGTTACGAGAACTTTTTTCATCGTTTAAATCGCTGCACCCAAATTTTAGAGAACTAGCGACATTAAGCCTTCAGCCCCCTTTATAATACTTGCGTTTCTTATACAATTCTTTCTTTTAAGAGATTGACAAAATAAGTCTGATTGATGATACCCAAGTTTGCTCTAAGCTGAATCTTTGCTCTTCTATCGGTAGAGAGAGATTGATATTTTCATGTTTTCGTTGAGAAGCTTCTTCGGTCGAATGCAGGCTATAAAAGGTTTGCACATCCAGAATGAATGAAAATCTTTCTGACCCTAGTGCAGCGCGGCGAAAATACCCCACTCGTCCAAAAAGGTTAAAAAGCTTACTGTACAAACGTTCTTCCCTCTTGCCTCCTGCCTGATCTCTACTCCTACGGAGAACGCTACGCGAACGGCCTTCTTGCACTAGTTTTTATGATGAGTCCCTATTTTGAACCCTTCATGATATGAGAGGAATAATACTTGCTTCGATTACTGTCACAGCCTGGGTATTGGGAATCCGTCATTTCGGCGGATTGCAACCCGTCGAAGTGGCAGCATTTGACCTGATGGTGCGGCTGCGTCCCGATTTCCG of the Allocoleopsis franciscana PCC 7113 genome contains:
- a CDS encoding CHAT domain-containing protein codes for the protein MKKVLVTLAVFGWTAAVSEKTLHAQGIVSAGDGTGTIITPDENQLNIQGGSLSQDGSNLFHSFEQFGLQEGQIANFLSQPSIQNILGRVVGGNPSIINGLIQVTGGNSNLYLLNPAGIVFGVQASLNVPSDFIATTATGIGFSEKNWFNAVGGNDYPSLIGTPSQFAFDSVQPGSVINAGNLTVSPRQHLTLLGGTVINTGQLTAPSGTITLAAVPGENRVRISQTGHLLSLEIEAPRNQAGQLLSITPLNLPTLLTGVPASLETGLSVSPTGAVQLSHSGTTIPTDLGSAIASGTLNTSSPVTQGSSPSGVGGSINVFGNKVGVISANLNASGTHGGGTVRVGGDFQGLGTVPNASRTFISADSSIQADALLHGNGGRVIAWADQLTGFAGQVTARGGAHSGNGGFVEISGKQDLAFQGQVDVGATQGVSGTILFDPTNITIVPTGANDNQLNANVPNANDPAGAIFADDGGAVDFTLSAGVLAAQTGNIILEATNNITIAPGLSLNFASPGGTITLKADADNNQVGSFSMDQTQSITAAGRNITISGASVTAGTIATFTNDGVGNPAGNINITATNGDVNAVSLRADSEPPTGSSGNGGNITVNASGLINITGTIEADSQTSRNSTASPGNGGNVILNAGKGIAADVIDTRSQTNGFGLRTGNAGNISLTTTEGDITTNLLFLPALVDNLNGIGDAGNAGNLTINAPQGNIRVNTPFEGIVSQALGGAISGNAGNAGAIALNAGGDISISGAVGINASSQANQGSSGNGANVTLNAGSGNISFSGSTINTSSRSQSGGSINLTGNVTLNQPTVTLNSTGPASNGNITFNGSLDGTTTGAQNLIVNSGNGTITFNGIGQRVPLGNLTLNSTGLIQLAGDYTFLNGYRFNNPVTLIGNTTINTPRWLVFNSILAAGINNLTLNANGIDFLQAVSGTGNLILQPFTPDRAIVLGGSVDTSLTTLDLIARDLAALQPGFNSITIGSASGSGAIILAGNTTFNAPVILRSPVGNGSINTSGFTLTGTNNATISLFANQGITTGDIINPGRAITLTSFLGNINTSAGTLNSSSSTTQGGNITLKSDNGAITTGNLNASGLTDGGNITLNAQTQITAGQINTSGAFGQGGNVLFVPSGAVQVSSINAQGGTQGGSVDITTDSLFRATSTFKAANGELVSISTLGGNRGGDITIRHGGGGIIPFDVGNATVNGTAGTLTSGEFTIAPLASFPFTYTQGNIRIISVNPPAILPTPPAILPTPPAVLPTPPAVLPNPPAVLPTPVPTVSTPFLTPVQPPSTPPTSKQTINPIGQLLVQAELEKLPLLPDNDLGALPIDQSLSDEFAQGLGLGKTRPVTLSQARNLLRQVESATGIKPALIYAVFVPSTITPVPTTERENRSAGVEEIQSHLLRSLTPDANVSAASWQQERLELILITAQGNPIRRSVNATRAEVAQMAQEFRSQVSDRTNRSGFLVPAQQMYRWLTAPLEKDLQQRNIKNLVYIMDTGLRSIPLAALHDGQNFIIERYSVGLMPSLSLTDTRYVSVKNTSVLAMGASQFVGQSPLPAVPVELSTIVGKLWSGKSYLNDSFTLENLKAARQEASYGIIHLATHAEFKISHPRKSYIQFWNSQLHLDQLRQLVLKKPPVELLVLSACRTALGDEQIELGFAGLAVQAGVKSVLGSLWYVSDQGTLGLMAEFYDQLKQAPIKAEALRRTQLAMLKGEVRLQEGNLIISTGRFPLPPTLASLGNSELSHPYYWSAFTMIGNPW